From the Lathyrus oleraceus cultivar Zhongwan6 chromosome 4, CAAS_Psat_ZW6_1.0, whole genome shotgun sequence genome, one window contains:
- the LOC127074972 gene encoding nucleobase-ascorbate transporter 11 isoform X1 gives MQFSKEKDKMETGLSSKNLIKGRVMRGGNRKKKELSSNGIKIEPFVPRRDHNPKELKTWAKRTGFVSDYSGEAGTSASENFDKVAVDYDHKEGGSSPKIEIDPVLGVARPNRDDEIELDSESKHGSRRSEKDRFLRPNYDLNRIIGNQNQKRKNGVEPVLDYGEKKVDLRGNGETNGSTENLIRDSSGHGLGVSAVSPLPEQKKEEEGVTEGEVKVNLYAEGEEPADRGWHIPSGMKYGLTENPGFVPLIYYGMQHYLSLIGSLVFIPLVMVPTMGGTDNDTANVISTMLFLSGATTILHLYFGTRLPLVQGGSFVYLAPALVIINSEEFRNLTHHKFRHIMRELQGAIIVGSIFQCILGFSGLMSILLRVINPIVVAPTVAAVGLAFFSYGFPQAGTCIEISIPLIVLVLIFTLHLRGISIFGHHLFRIYAVPLSVTIIWIYASFLTAGGAYNYKGCDPNIPSSNILIDACKKHAYTMKHCRADVSNALSTSSWLRIPYPLQWGFPIFHFRTCIIMVIVSLVASVDSIGTYHSASLRINLKPPTSGVVSRGIALEGLCSILAGLWGSGTGSTTLTENVHTIDITKVASRRVVELGAAFMILFSIIGKVGALLATIPQALAASVLCFIWALITALGLSTLQYGQSGHFRNITIVGVSLFLGLSIPSYIQQYQPQSSLILPSYLVPYAAASSGPFHSGIKQLDFAINALMSLNMVVTMLVAFVLENTVPRSSQERAEYIWTRPQDIATDPSLVSAYSLPRKVARCFCWAKWLGV, from the exons ATGCAATTTTCAAAGGAAAAGGATAAAATGGAAACTGGGTTAAGCTCGAAAAATTTAATTAAGGGGAGAGTTATGAGAGGTGGCAATAGAAAAAAGAAGGAACTTTCTAGTAATGGTATAAAAATTGAACCTTTTGTTCCTAGAAGAGATCATAATCCTAAAGAGTTGAAGACTTGGGCAAAGAGAACTGGGTTTGTGTCTGATTACTCGGGTGAAGCCGGTACTAGTGCAAGTGAGAATTTTGATAAAGTTGCTGTTGATTATGATCATAAAGAAGGAGGGTCTTCTCCTAAGATAGAGATTGATCCGGTTCTCGGGGTAGCAAGGCCAAACCGTGACGACGAGATTGAACTTGATTCTGAGTCTAAGCATGGAAGTAGAAGGAGTGAGAAGGATAGGTTTTTGAGGCCAAACTATGATTTGAATAGGATTATAGGGAACCAAAATCAGAAGAGGAAAAATGGGGTTGAACCTGTTTTGGATTATGGTGAAAAGAAAGTTGATTTGAGAGGGAATGGTGAGACTAATGGATCGACGGAGAATTTGATTAGGGATAGCAGCGGTCATGGACTTGGAGTCTCTGCGGTTTCTCCGCTTCCAGAACAAAAGAAGGAAGAGGAAGGTGTAACTGAAGGAGAAGTTAAGGTGAATCTGTATGCAGAAGGAGAGGAACCTGCTGATAGAGGATGGCATATACCTTCTGGAATGAAGTATGGACTAACCGAAAATCCTGGTTTTG TACCTCTTATCTACTATGGCATGCAGCACTACCTATCACTGATTGGCTCATTAGTGTTTATTCCGTTAGTAATGGTCCCGACAATGGGTGGAACAGAC AACGACACTGCTAATGTAATTTCTACAATGCTGTTTCTTTCTGGCGCCACAACGATACTGCATTTGTACTTTGGAACTCGGCTTCCTTTAGTTCAAGGGGGCTCATTTGTGTATTTGGCTCCGGCATTAGTTATCATAAATTCAGAAGAGTTTCGAAATCTTACACACCAT AAATTTAGACACATAATGAGGGAACTTCAAGGAGCTATAATTGTTGGTTCGATATTCCAATGTATTCTTGGATTTAGTGGTTTAATGTCTATTCTTCTCAG GGTAATCAACCCAATTGTGGTGGCTCCAACTGTTGCTGCTGTAGGTTTAGCATTCTTCAGCTATGGATTTCCACAAGCTGGCACTTGCATTGAAATCAGCATTCCACTAATAGTGTTGGTTCTTATATTCACTCTG CATCTTCGCGGAATATCTATCTTTGGACACCACTTGTTTCGAATTTATGCG GTTCCTTTAAGTGTTACGATAATTTGGATATATGCATCGTTTTTAACGGCCGGAGGAGCATATAACTACAAAGGATGTGATCCCAACATCCCTAGTTCAAACATTCTGATCGATGCGTGCAAAAAGCATGCTTATACAATGAAGCATTGCAGGGCTGATGTATCAAATGCATTGTCAACTTCTTCATGGCTCAGAATTCCTTACCCTTTACAATGGGGTTTCCCGATTTTCCATTTTAGGACTTGCATAATCATGGTCATAGTCTCACTGGTTGCCTCTGTGGATTCC ATTGGAACTTATCATAGTGCATCTCTGAGAATTAATTTGAAGCCTCCAACCTCAGGAGTTGTGAGCCGTGGAATCGCATTGGAGGGTTTGTGTAGTATATTGGCAGGTCTTTGGGGTTCAGGAACTGGTTCAACTACCTTGACTGAAAATGTTCACACAATTGACATAACAAAGGTGGCAAGCCGGAGAGTAGTGGAACTCGGAGCAGCCTTCATGATCCTCTTCTCAATTATAG GAAAGGTGGGTGCTCTTCTAGCTACTATTCCACAGGCATTAGCTGCATCAGTACTATGTTTCATATGGGCCCTTATTACCGCATTAGGCCTCTCAACATTACAGTATGGTCAATCCGGACACTTCCGAAACATAACAATAGTTGGCGTTTCATTGTTCCTTGGTCTATCGATCCCTTCGTATATTCAACAATACCAGCCTCAATCCAGTTTGATATTGCCATCTTATCTGGTTCCTTATGCAGCCGCTTCTAGCGGACCGTTTCATTCAGGAATTAAACAA CTTGATTTTGCAATCAATGCCCTTATGTCCTTAAACATGGTGGTTACAATGTTGGTGGCATTCGTCCTGGAAAACACAGTACCAAGAAGTTCTCAAGAACGAGCGGAGTATATATGGACGCGACCTCAAGACATTGCGACTGATCCCTCACTGGTGTCTGCATATTCGCTGCCAAGGAAAGTTGCAAGATGTTTCTGTTGGGCAAAATGGTTAGGAGTATGA
- the LOC127074974 gene encoding G-type lectin S-receptor-like serine/threonine-protein kinase CES101, translated as MNSYKIEKQVVFMIIYLLWLCWSKHTNAKVDHLKPGDTLDMSSPLYSKQGKYYLSFSYVFGSNEHTYLSIFSSVNVQNNLVWLYDRNHPIYPDSQLLSLSHSGVLKIESKFGKPIIIYSSPQPINNTVATMLDTGNFVLEQFHPNGTKTLLWQTFDYPISTLIPNMKLGINRKTGHNWSLVSPITSSIWASGEFSLEWEPIEGELNIKKRDKVYWKSGKLRSNGLFENIPTSVQQMYRYVIVSNMDEDSFAFETTDRNYIRFPEWVLFATGRLINNVGDIGNADMCYGYNRDGGCQNWEDIPTCREAGHVFEKKNAIVSLDNATFEVNALYGYNDCKESCWRNCNCTAFTKYYNNGTGCVFYSWNFTKALDFGDEINLHALVQPTKIAHHVNAGKKKWIWISAITAAILFIICPFILCLGIKRKKYEFKKKKTKMQDLVASNESYGIKDLEDDVKGHDINIFNYASILEATMDFSSENKLGQGGYGPVYKGILPTGQEVAVKRLSKNSGQGIVEFKNELVLICELQHTNLVQLLGCCMHEEERILIYEYMLNKSLDFYLFDSTKRMLLDWKKRFNIIEGISQGLLYLHKYSRLKIIHRDLKASNILLDENMNPKISDFGMARMFTQQESTVNTNRIVGTYGYMSPEYAMEGICSTKSDVYSFGVLLLEIVCGRKNNSFYDIDRPLNLVGHAWEVWNDGDSLELMDPLLSDSFVGDEVKRCIHVGLLCVEQNANDRPTMSDVISMLTNKYELVTLPRKPAFYVRRDIFEGETTSKVTGTDTYSTTAISTLSEVEEKI; from the exons ATGAATAGCtataaaatagaaaaacaagTTGTTTTCATGATCATATACTTATTATGGTTGTGTTGGAGTAAGCATACTAATGCAAAAGTTGATCATTTGAAGCCTGGCGATACTTTGGATATGTCATCCCCTTTATATTCTAAACAAGGCAAGTATTATCTTAGTTTTAGTTATGTTTTTGGCTCCAACGAGCACACATACTTGAGTATATTTTCTAGCGTTAATGTCCAAAATAATCTAGTGTGGCTCTATGATAGAAATCATCCAATATATCCAGATTCACAACTTCTATCACTAAGCCACTCTGGAGTGCTCAAAATTGAATCAAAATTTGGGAAACCAATAATCATTTACTCTTCACCACAGCCAATTAACAACACTGTGGCTACTATGTTAGATACAGGTAACTTTGTACTTGAACAATTTCACCCAAATGGAACAAAGACTTTGTTGTGGCAGACTTTTGATTATCCAATAAGCACTTTGATTCCAAATATGAAACTAGGCATTAACCGAAAAACGGGACATAATTGGTCACTAGTTTCTCCTATAACTAGTTCGATATGGGCTTCGGGTGAATTTAGTCTTGAATGGGAACCAATAGAAGGTGAACTGAACATTAAGAAACGCGACAAAGTGTATTGGAAAAGCGGAAAGCTTAGAAGTAATGGATTATTCGAGAACATTCCGACCAGTGTTCAACAAATGTATCGATACGTCATTGTCTCTAATATGGATGAAGACTCTTTTGCTTTCGAAACTACGGATAGGAATTATATCAGGTTTCCAGAATGGGTACTATTCGCGACGGGAAGGTTAATTAATAATGTAGGAGATATTGGAAATGCAGATATGTGTTATGGATATAATAGGGATGGGGGATGCCAAAACTGGGAGGACATACCAACTTGTAGGGAAGCTGGCCATGTGTTTGAAAAGAAGAATGCTATTGTAAGTTTAGACAATGCAACCTTTGAGGTTAATGCACTCTATGGTTATAATGACTGCAAGGAAAGTTGTTGGAGAAACTGTAATTGCACTGCATTCACAAAATATTATAATAATGGGACTGGATGTGTATTCTATTCATGGAATTTCACCAAAGCTCTTGATTTTGGCGACGAAATTAACCTTCATGCTTTGGTACAGCCAACAAAGATAGCCCACCATG TCAATGCAGGTAAAAAAAAGTGGATATGGATAAGTGCAATAACAGCGGCTATCTTATTCATAATATGCCCATTCATTTTATGCCTAGGAATAAAGAGAAAAAAGTATGAGTTCAAAA AGAAGAAAACTAAAATGCAAGATTTGGTAGCATCTAATGAATCATATGGTATCAAAGATCTTGAAGATGACGTTAAGGGACATGATATAAACATTTTTAACTATGCATCCATTTTGGAAGCAACCATGGACTTTTCTTCCGAAAACAAGTTAGGACAAGGAGGCTATGGACCTGTTTATAAG GGAATCTTACCAACAGGGCAAGAAGTTGCTGTAAAAAGACTTTCGAAAAATTCTGGACAAGGAATTGTGGAATTCAAAAATGAATTGGTACTGATTTGTGAGCTTCAGCACACAAATCTTGTACAACTTCTTGGCTGTTGCATGCATGAAGAAGAAAGGATTCTAATTTATGAATATATGCTAAACAAAAGCTTGGATTTCTATCTATTTG ATTCAACAAAAAGGATGTTGCTAGATTGGAAAAAACGCTTCAACATTATAGAAGGAATTTCTCAAGGATTACTCTATCTTCATAAGTACTCAAGACTTAAAATCATTCATAGAGACTTGAAAGCTAGCAACATACTTCTTGATGAAAATATGAACCCAAAAATTTCTGATTTTGGTATGGCAAGAATGTTTACACAACAAGAATCCACAGTAAATACCAACAGAATTGTTGGGACGTA TGGATATATGTCTCCGGAATACGCAATGGAAGGAATTTGTTCTACCAAGTCTGATGTTTATAGCTTTGGAGTGTTGCTACTAGAAATTGTTTGTGGAAGGAAAAATAATAGTTTCTATGATATTGATCGCCCACTAAATCTAGTAGGACAT GCATGGGAGGTATGGAATGATGGTGATTCTCTAGAGTTAATGGATCCATTATTAAGTGACTCATTTGTTGGTGATGAAGTGAAAAGGTGCATTCATGTTGGTCTGTTATGTGTCGAACAAAATGCAAATGATAGACCTACAATGTCTGATGTTATATCGATGTTAACAAACAAATATGAACTTGTTACCTTACCAAGAAAACCAGCGTTTTATGTTAGAAGAGACATCTTTGAGGGGGAAACAACTTCAAAAGTGACGGGGACCGACACCTATTCCACGACTGCTATCTCTACCCTATCTGAAGTGGAGGAAAAAATATAA
- the LOC127074973 gene encoding putative U-box domain-containing protein 50, translating into MDATQTEKIYVAVGYDVLDGFQTLDWALKKWNSHPNISIIILHVKYNPSNHHVYTLLGKLPAKGACEEKLERIRNYQQNIINNLLSKYIALCDKVPAETFEVEKFDEPMQNLTIDLIHGLGITKLVIGFSFMRPSMKSKDAMNGLFYVHQHKPDFCELFIICGGKQVSPRVKNDEITMEDDSGVKVAKMRDYKTNFRYWIERIFCDKTIDSNQGCSSRSSTSSESHIDQNEWELYIREIDSYFQELLSLNMEEGICGQDNDDSYFSPIEPFVQQLKNSDNKSGAEKFKILRDKLKEAYDTIQVKRKEEKENLERHAKAEWAIYVSNLREEELEYLKSEEVTRKEEVKKEVNTEKEQIQKIRMNIEDNEQSLGSMEELQLELQSKLHDSTLEVSECETKFENVMAERTKMLMEIEELSRQRNVLNKRIMFFKEKVEKEICNKLITKSCCLEEYTEEEIIMATNNFSEYLRLKSGRNWSNVYRGNINNSNVAIKMIDPTLALSRKDFQDKLMFLGNIRHPHLVAVLGFCSDPKCLVFEYMHNGTLEEALLCKTRRRVISYQDCIRIAIEVCSGLGFLNTFQPRSIIHCRISPSNILLNKNLVAKVAGFDLHGCNEECNVESDMKAIGVLLLHLLTGRGNWVTIDMIAFFDEIGDEWPLDVARELLDLAIRCISNEEMSITRVMKELNSIKGKGCDSIKVPNIFLCPILQKVMRNPHIAADGYSYELEAIEEWLDSGNEISPKSLRLDNTLLFPNHNLRSLIQYWHSNRSATKK; encoded by the exons ATGGATGCTACTCAAACAGAAAAAATATATGTTGCAGTTGGCTATGATGTTCTAGATGGATTTCAAACATTGGATTGGGCTCTCAAAAAATGGAATTCTCATCCAAATATTTCTATCATCATTTTACATGTCAAATACAACCCTTCCAATCATCATGTTTATACACTCC TTGGAAAACTCCCTGCAAAAGGTGCATGCGAAGAGAAACTAGAACGTATAAGGAACTATCAACAAAACATTATCAACAATTTGCTTTCCAAGTATATAGCTTTATGTGACAAA GTTCCAGCTGAAACATTTGAGGTTGAGAAATTTGATGAACCAATGCAAAATCTCACTATAGATTTGATCCATGGTCTTGGAATAACCAAATTGGTTATTGGATTTTCATTCATGAGACCTTCCAT GAAATCGAAAGATGCCATGAACGGATTGTTCTACGTTCATCAGCACAAGCCTGATTTCTGTGAATTGTTCATCATCTGTGGAGGGAAGCAAGTTTCACCGAGAGTGAAAAATGATGAGATAACCATGGAGGATGATAGCGGTGTCAAGGTTGCAAAAATGCGAGATTATAAGACGAATTTTAGATATTGGATAGAGAGAATTTTCTGTGATAAAACTATTGATTCCAACCAAGGGTGTTCTAGCAGATCATCGACAAGTTCGGAGTCTCATATTGATCAAAATGAGTGGGAGCTTTATATCCGAGAAATCGATAGTTATTTTCAAGAGTTACTGTCTTTAAATATGGAGGAAGGAATTTGTGGACAAGACAATGATGATTCTTACTTTAGTCCAATTGAGCCATTTGTCCAACAACTTAAAAATTCTGATAATAAG AGTGGTGCAGAGAAATTTAAGATCCTCAGAGATAAACTGAAAGAAGCTTATGATACAATCCAAgtgaaaagaaaagaagaaaaggaGAATTTGGAGAGGCATGCAAAAGCTGAATGGGCTATTTATGTATCCAATCTTCGG GAAGAAGAACTTGAATATCTAAAAAGTGAAGAAGTGACACGAAAGGAAGAGGTAAAGAAGGAAGTAAATACAGAAAAAGAACAAATTCAAAAAATTAGAATGAATATTGAAGATAACGAGCAAAGTCTTGGATCAATGGAAGAGCTACAACTAGAGCTCCAAAGTAAACTTCATGATTCCACACTGGAAGTTTCAGAATGCGAAACCAAATTTGAGAATGTAATGGCTGAAAGGACAAAGATGTTAATGGAGATAGAGGAGCTAAGTAGACAAAGAAACGTGTTGAACAAAAGGATTATGTTTTTCAAAGAAAAAGTTGAAAAAGAAATATGCAATAAGCTAATAACGAAGAGTTGTTGTTTAGAAGAGTACACAGAGGAAGAAATCATCATGGCTACCAACAATTTTTCAGAATACTTAAGGTTGAAATCTGGTAGAAATTGGAGTAATGTTTATAGAGGAAACATTAATAACTCCAATGTTGCAATCAAGATGATTGATCCTACTCTTGCCTTGTCCCGAAAAGATTTCCAAGATAAG TTGATGTTTCTTGGTAATATTCGGCATCCTCATCTGGTTGCTGTATTGGGCTTCTGTTCGGACCCGAAATGCTTAGTTTTCGAATACATGCACAATGGTACCTTGGAAGAAGCCCTACTTTGCAAGACAAGAAGAAGGGTCATAAGCTATCAAGATTGCATAAGGATAGCCATAGAAGTTTGTTCTGGTCTGGGCTTTCTCAATACATTTCAGCCCAGATCCATCATTCATTGTCGCATTTCTCCATCCAACATCCTCCTAAATAAAAATCTTGTTGCAAAGGTGGCGGGGTTTGACCTTCATGGCTGCAATGAAGAATGTAACGTTGAGTCGGACATGAAGGCAATAGGGGTTTTGTTGTTGCATCTATTGACCGGAAGAGGAAATTGGGTGACAATTGATATGATAGCTTTTTTTGATGAGATTGGTGATGAATGGCCATTGGATGTTGCAAGAGAACTTCTGGACTTAGCAATAAGGTGCATTTCCAATGAAGAAATGAGCATAACAAGAGTTATGAAAGAACTCAATTCGATCAAAGGAAAGGGTTGTGACTCCATTAAAGTTCCTAACATTTTCCTTTGTCCAATCCTTCAG AAGGTAATGAGAAATCCACACATAGCAGCAGATGGATATTCTTATGAGCTAGAAGCAATAGAAGAGTGGTTGGATTCGGGAAATGAAATATCACCTAAAAGCTTGAGGCTCGACAATACATTACTTTTCCCGAATCATAACCTCCGTTCCCTAATACAGTACTGGCATAGTAACAGATCAGCTACAAAAAAATGA
- the LOC127074972 gene encoding nucleobase-ascorbate transporter 11 isoform X2: MQFSKEKDKMETGLSSKNLIKGRVMRGGNRKKKELSSNGIKIEPFVPRRDHNPKELKTWAKRTGFVSDYSGEAGTSASENFDKVAVDYDHKEGGSSPKIEIDPVLGVARPNRDDEIELDSESKHGSRRSEKDRFLRPNYDLNRIIGNQNQKRKNGVEPVLDYGEKKVDLRGNGETNGSTENLIRDSSGHGLGVSAVSPLPEQKKEEEGVTEGEVKVNLYAEGEEPADRGWHIPSGMKYGLTENPGFVPLIYYGMQHYLSLIGSLVFIPLVMVPTMGGTDNDTANVISTMLFLSGATTILHLYFGTRLPLVQGGSFVYLAPALVIINSEEFRNLTHHKFRHIMRELQGAIIVGSIFQCILGFSGLMSILLRVINPIVVAPTVAAVGLAFFSYGFPQAGTCIEISIPLIVLVLIFTLHLRGISIFGHHLFRIYAVPLSVTIIWIYASFLTAGGAYNYKGCDPNIPSSNILIDACKKHAYTMKHCRADVSNALSTSSWLRIPYPLQWGFPIFHFRTCIIMVIVSLVASVDSIGTYHSASLRINLKPPTSGVVSRGIALEGLCSILAGLWGSGTGSTTLTENVHTIDITKVASRRVVELGAAFMILFSIIGGCSSSYYSTGISCISTMFHMGPYYRIRPLNITVWSIRTLPKHNNSWRFIVPWSIDPFVYSTIPASIQFDIAILSGSLCSRF, encoded by the exons ATGCAATTTTCAAAGGAAAAGGATAAAATGGAAACTGGGTTAAGCTCGAAAAATTTAATTAAGGGGAGAGTTATGAGAGGTGGCAATAGAAAAAAGAAGGAACTTTCTAGTAATGGTATAAAAATTGAACCTTTTGTTCCTAGAAGAGATCATAATCCTAAAGAGTTGAAGACTTGGGCAAAGAGAACTGGGTTTGTGTCTGATTACTCGGGTGAAGCCGGTACTAGTGCAAGTGAGAATTTTGATAAAGTTGCTGTTGATTATGATCATAAAGAAGGAGGGTCTTCTCCTAAGATAGAGATTGATCCGGTTCTCGGGGTAGCAAGGCCAAACCGTGACGACGAGATTGAACTTGATTCTGAGTCTAAGCATGGAAGTAGAAGGAGTGAGAAGGATAGGTTTTTGAGGCCAAACTATGATTTGAATAGGATTATAGGGAACCAAAATCAGAAGAGGAAAAATGGGGTTGAACCTGTTTTGGATTATGGTGAAAAGAAAGTTGATTTGAGAGGGAATGGTGAGACTAATGGATCGACGGAGAATTTGATTAGGGATAGCAGCGGTCATGGACTTGGAGTCTCTGCGGTTTCTCCGCTTCCAGAACAAAAGAAGGAAGAGGAAGGTGTAACTGAAGGAGAAGTTAAGGTGAATCTGTATGCAGAAGGAGAGGAACCTGCTGATAGAGGATGGCATATACCTTCTGGAATGAAGTATGGACTAACCGAAAATCCTGGTTTTG TACCTCTTATCTACTATGGCATGCAGCACTACCTATCACTGATTGGCTCATTAGTGTTTATTCCGTTAGTAATGGTCCCGACAATGGGTGGAACAGAC AACGACACTGCTAATGTAATTTCTACAATGCTGTTTCTTTCTGGCGCCACAACGATACTGCATTTGTACTTTGGAACTCGGCTTCCTTTAGTTCAAGGGGGCTCATTTGTGTATTTGGCTCCGGCATTAGTTATCATAAATTCAGAAGAGTTTCGAAATCTTACACACCAT AAATTTAGACACATAATGAGGGAACTTCAAGGAGCTATAATTGTTGGTTCGATATTCCAATGTATTCTTGGATTTAGTGGTTTAATGTCTATTCTTCTCAG GGTAATCAACCCAATTGTGGTGGCTCCAACTGTTGCTGCTGTAGGTTTAGCATTCTTCAGCTATGGATTTCCACAAGCTGGCACTTGCATTGAAATCAGCATTCCACTAATAGTGTTGGTTCTTATATTCACTCTG CATCTTCGCGGAATATCTATCTTTGGACACCACTTGTTTCGAATTTATGCG GTTCCTTTAAGTGTTACGATAATTTGGATATATGCATCGTTTTTAACGGCCGGAGGAGCATATAACTACAAAGGATGTGATCCCAACATCCCTAGTTCAAACATTCTGATCGATGCGTGCAAAAAGCATGCTTATACAATGAAGCATTGCAGGGCTGATGTATCAAATGCATTGTCAACTTCTTCATGGCTCAGAATTCCTTACCCTTTACAATGGGGTTTCCCGATTTTCCATTTTAGGACTTGCATAATCATGGTCATAGTCTCACTGGTTGCCTCTGTGGATTCC ATTGGAACTTATCATAGTGCATCTCTGAGAATTAATTTGAAGCCTCCAACCTCAGGAGTTGTGAGCCGTGGAATCGCATTGGAGGGTTTGTGTAGTATATTGGCAGGTCTTTGGGGTTCAGGAACTGGTTCAACTACCTTGACTGAAAATGTTCACACAATTGACATAACAAAGGTGGCAAGCCGGAGAGTAGTGGAACTCGGAGCAGCCTTCATGATCCTCTTCTCAATTATAG GTGGGTGCTCTTCTAGCTACTATTCCACAGGCATTAGCTGCATCAGTACTATGTTTCATATGGGCCCTTATTACCGCATTAGGCCTCTCAACATTACAGTATGGTCAATCCGGACACTTCCGAAACATAACAATAGTTGGCGTTTCATTGTTCCTTGGTCTATCGATCCCTTCGTATATTCAACAATACCAGCCTCAATCCAGTTTGATATTGCCATCTTATCTGGTTCCTTATGCAGCCGCTTCTAG